From Capra hircus breed San Clemente chromosome 1, ASM170441v1, whole genome shotgun sequence, the proteins below share one genomic window:
- the LOC102181164 gene encoding transmembrane epididymal protein 1A: protein MGTLGGHLVAALLFLIVALYYSVLVSLALLRGQRLLKRPLPPRDKRGHRWWQLVSVEAVVKVVFSLIVILPELFYPPGANRMVMVDWEDPKRPFVFQDTWQHVTMYGFFLLSGVVDIVSQACQARQNMKLERAAEALAFCVLVLLMINHIENKNTLESRVHALFMLPAFLVGLVLIIEVWVPDQPSLWVLKTWMGLVLSNWLLHLTVLIYAPPSGQPWSGDNPVDLAFVTTFFCWHLGLAAVMLAAIYGLCSLWHHRFSSWKRAPGAEYQPCPLHEGSEEPEKFRAGALQLDGGV, encoded by the coding sequence ATGGGGACCCTCGGGGGACACCTGGTTGCAGCGCTGCTGTTCCTCATCGTAGCGCTCTACTACTCCGTGCTGGTGTCCTTGGCTCTGCTACGGGGACAGAGGTTGCTCAAAcgccctctgcccccgagagacaAGCGAGGGCACCGGTGGTGGCAGCTGGTTTCTGTGGAAGCAGTGGTGAAGGTGGTCTTCTCCCTGATCGTTATCTTGCCCGAGCTCTTCTACCCACCGGGAGCAAACCGGATGGTGATGGTGGACTGGGAGGACCCGAAGCGGCCGTTTGTGTTCCAGGACACCTGGCAGCACGTCACCATGTACGGGTTCTTCCTCCTCAGCGGAGTGGTGGACATCGTGAGCCAGGCATGCCAGGCGCGGCAGAACATGAAGCTGGAGCGAGCGGCGGAGGCGCTGGCCTTCTGCGTGCTGGTGCTGCTGATGATAAACCACATTGAGAACAAGAACACCCTGGAGAGCCGCGTGCACGCCCTGTTCATGCTGCCTGCCTTCCTGGTCGGCTTGGTGCTCATCATCGAGGTCTGGGTCCCGGACCAGCCCTCACTCTGGGTGCTCAAGACCTGGATGGGGCTGGTGCTCAGCAACTGGCTGCTGCATCTAACCGTCCTGATATATGCACCTCCCTCCGGACAGCCCTGGAGCGGGGACAACCCTGTGGACCTCGCCTTTGTCACCACCTTCTTCTGCTGGCACCTGGGCTTGGCGGCTGTCATGCTGGCCGCCATCTATGGCCTCTGCAGCCTCTGGCACCATCGTTTCTCCTCCTGGAAAAGGGCCCCAGGTGCCGAGTACCAGCCGTGCCCCCTACATGAGGGCAGTGAAGAGCCTGAGAAGTTCAGGGCAGGGGCCCTACAGCTAGACGGGGGTGTCTAG